The following is a genomic window from Cryomorphaceae bacterium 1068.
CCATGGGGAGCATAGCCTTCAAAAATGACTTCCTTATAATCTTCCTGATCCTTGCTGGTCGCGCGCTTGATTGCCCTTTCGATATTGTCCTTGGGCATATTCTCCGACTTCGCATTCTGAATCACGGCACGCAGCTTTGAATTCGTATCAGGATCAGGACCTCCTTCTTTTACCGCTATCACAATATCCTTTCCTAAACGAGTAAATACCTTGCTCATCTTGGCCCAGCGCTTCATCTTGCGCTCTTTCCTGAATTCAAAAGCTCTTCCCATGAATAATCGAAATTTTTTGCGAAGTTAAACAGTTTATGGATTAGATGCTTCTGCCTTGCGTTCAATTGGATTCAGCAATCCCAACAAACGGCTTTTCGCCTCTTCCCTGATCTCCTCAATACTCATCTCTTCCAACTCCTTGGGCAGAATGGGAGACCCGACTGTGAAAATGACTTTTCCCGACTTCAACTTACCATGCTTGGGCAATATCCTCTCCGTACCCGAAATGGCTACGGGAACCAAAGGGATGCCCTGCGATTTCGCCAAGTGAAAGGCCCCTTTTTTAAAGACCATCATCTCCTTGGTTGATGATCGGGTTCCTTCCGGAAAGGTCACAATGCTCTTCCCTTTCTTGATCTGATTTCCCGCCTTCTCCATCGACTTGAGCGCCGATGCGCGATCTTTTCTGTCGATAAAGACCATCCCGATAGCGGCCATCCCCCATCCTAAAAAGGGGACACTCTTCAATTCTTTCTTCGCTAAAAAATACAAGGGACGAGGTATCGAATACATCATTACGGGAATGTCGAAATGCGATCGATGATTGGCGTAAAAAATGCAAGGGGGCAAATCCTTTACCTTCCACTGAAAGTCTTTTCTCACACGGATATTACTCACGGACAATAGTCCCGGCGACCAAAAGAACCGGCTAATCGCATAATACGCCGGCCTCCACCAACCGAAGAGTATGCTCAGCGTTCCCGAGATCACGGTGATCAGACAAATTAATACAGTTCGTATCCAACGAATGACCGTCTCCAAATCAATTAGAGTTTAAGCAATTTTACCATTTCGTTTTTTGGGAACTCTTTGACTTCTCCTGCCTCAAAGGAAGCTAAGGTCAAATCTTCAATTGCCCAGCGAACCAAACGAAGCGTAGGAAATCCCACCGCCGCCGTCATCCTTCTCACTTGCCTGTTCTTTCCCTCCGTTATCCTCAGTTCGAGCCACGAAGTTGGTATATTTTTTCGAAATCGTATGGGTGGCTCACGCAAAGGTAGAATAGGGTCCACCATCCTTAATGCTTCCGCAGGAGCGGTAAAATGCGACTTCCCCTTGATCTTTATTTCTACTCCTCGCTCTAGTTTTTCGATGGCATTGTGGTCCACCTCACCCTCAACCTGCACGTAATAGCTCCTAAAATGCCTCTCGGTGGGGTCGAGCAAAGCAGCATTCAAGCGCTTGTCATTCGTCAATATAAGCAGACCCTCACTGTCGGCATCCAGCCGACCGACCGGATACACATCCTTATCAAAATCACCGAGGGCGGCCAAAGTCTGGCGATCGCCCTCAGGTGAAAATTGACTTAACATGCCGAATGGCTTGTAAACGGCAAAATAGCGGTTCATTACTTCGAGTCGCCACCGAGGATTAACGGCAGCCCGTCATCTCCTTGACCAATTACAACGACCTTGCTGTTCTGTGACTTGGCAAGTTCCAACGTGGCTTCGATTCCTTTCCATCGAAGTAACTTATCTGAAATACCTTCGGAGACGATATCTTGAAAATCCTTGATTCCCTGAGCCTCAATTCGCTTTCGCTCAGCTTCTTTCTGCTCTTTCTCAATCTTGAATTCGTATTCCTGACTCTCTTGCTCTTGCTTCAGCTTCTTTTCAATAGCCGTCTTGATATTCGGCGGAAGCTCAATCCCTCTGATCAAAATAGCGTCCAAGAAGATGTTCTTATCCTTCAAGCGGTTTTTGACATCCGTGAAAATTTCTTCTTGGATAAAATCCCTTTTGGATGAATAAAGCTCTTCCGGATCATAACGACCGATAACTTTCCTCGCCGACGAACGAACTTCGGGCAATACAATTACGTCGCGGTAATTCAATCCCAGCGTCTTGTGGATCACACCAATCTCATCTTCAATCGGCCTGAATCGAATCGACATTTCCATTTGAATCGTCAATCCGTTTTTCGAAAGGGCCGTCATATTCTCCTTCTCTTCTTGGTTTCGCACATTGTAGATGTACATCTTGTTCCAAGGAGCGAGCACGTGAAATCCTTCAGGGTAAGTCATGTCTGTGACCGTACCTCCGCCAAATTGCTTGTAAAGTACTCCGGCTTCTCCTGATTGTATCGTCACCGTTGAGGTTTGCCACAAAATGAGAAGCAAAAATGCGGATACTGCTACTGTTATTATTAGTTTTCTTTGATTCGGTTCCATTTGATTTTATTATTTGATGTAAAGTAAGGGTTTCTATTGTTCTTTCAGGTCTTCGGAATTAAGTTCACTATCTTTGCGGCAAAATTCAATAACTATGGAAAAAGTTAAAGAAAAAGACAACGTTAGCGTTCACTACACTGGAACACTTTCTGATGGTGAGGTGTTCGACTCATCTGTAAATCGCGAACCTTTGTCTTTCACAGTTGGCGCAGGTCAAATGATCCCCGGGTTTGATAATGCCGTTGTGGGAATGCAAATTAAGGAGAAAAAATCCGTAACCATTCCTGCCAGTGAGGCATATGGAGAAGTAAGACCTGATATGGTTCAGAAAATCTCTAAAGATCAACTTCCTCCGGATTTGAATCCGCAAGTCGGTCAACAACTCGCGTCGCAACTTCCTTCGGGAGAGCAAATTATCGTAACTGTTGCCGAAATTGGCGAAGCCGAAATTACCATTGATGCAAACCATCCTCTCGCAGGAAAGGAGCTCACCTTTGAGATCGAACTCGTCGAGATCAACTAGTTTTTTCGTCATCTGATCGGTCTTCTCCGGTTTCATCATTTCGACGATAGACATAAACTATTTGCTTGGGCTTTTGAACCTCCTTTTGGGGTTCAATTTCGCCCAGTGCGATTTTTGTCAGTAAATCATCGGGATCCTCTTCTTCTTCCCATCGGTAGTCTTTCCTTTGCGGTCCTTCCTTTCGGTAAACCCAAGCCAAAGCAAATCCGGCTAATGCACCCCATAAGTGGCCTTCCCAACTAATGGAAGGATCTACAGGCAATACCCCCCACCACATACTTCCGTATAAAAAGGCAATAAGCAAAGACAATGAGGCCACGCGCTTCTCTCGGCGAAGCCATCCGCTCAAAAAGAGAAATGAGGCCAAACCATAAACGATTCCGCTGGCTCCGATATGGTAAGAAGGCCTTCCTGAAATCCACAACCAGATACCACTCGAAATCCAAATCCAAAAAATGGTTTTCCAAGATAGAGTAGGGTAGAAGTGAAATAATGCCCAACCCAATACCAGCAGCGGAATGGAATTATTGATCAAATGCGACCAACTGCCGTGAATAAATGGAATCGTCACAATCCCGAATAATCCCGTGGCTTTTCGTGGATACAACCCATAAGTGGTCAAATCAAAACCCGTCTCTTCCGCCGTGAAGTGAATAATCCATAAGACCATCACAAATAGCAAAGGAATTAATACCGCTCCGATGAGTTTTCTCCTTTCTTGCACTACTTAAAGTTCCGTTGTTTCTTAATGCTCTCGTATGCCTCTTGGACTTTTTGAAACTTCTCCTTCGCCGCCGATTGAAATTCAGCACCCAAATGACTTACCTTATCGGGATGATACTTAACTGCCATCTTCCGATAGGCTTTTTTCACCATCGCCTCATCGGCATTTTCATCGATTTCAAGAATCTTATACGCACTCTCGGTGTCGTGACCAAACATAGCTCGGATAGACTGATAGTCTTTCTGACTAATGCCCAGATACGACGCGATATTCTCGATGACTTTTACTTCCGAGGCATCTAAGCTTCCATCAGCCATGGCTAAGCCAAAGATGTAATGCAGCAATTGAAGCCGTAACGGATGCTGCATGTTCTGCTTGATTTGAAGACAAACCGCTCTTACATCCAAAGGCTGATTCAAGATATCACGTAGCAACAAGATCTGATCCTGCGCTTTTCCCTTTCCGAATTGACGCTCTAAGAAATTTTTGACATAATCCAACTCCGACTTGAGTACTTTCCCGTCGGCCTTCATCACCGCAGCAGTCAAAACCAATAGAGAAACCACAAAATCATTGGCGGTCGTGTAGCCATAGCTTGATCGCCTTCCCGTTGATCTGGCTCCATCCTGAGTCACAATCCCCGATGAATTATCAATCATAGAACCCAAGGCAAAACCCAGGATCGCTCCAACAGGCCCTCCGAAAGCCCATCCAAGCCCACCACCTATCCACCTTGCGTATTTTTTCATTGTCTATTTTTTTCAGCTAACAGCTAACAGCTAACCTCTACTATACTAATCCCTAACCTATCCCTAACCTATTCCTAACCTACTCCTATTCATTTCCTGTTTTTTTCCCAAATTTCCCACTCTTCTTCCTCCGGCCTGGAACCTAAAGCCACTACCCACTTCCCACTACGTATTACGAGCTACTCACTACGCACCACTATCGACGCAATGCTCTCTACCCACAACTATCTACCATCGACCATCTACCATCTACTATCTACCCACTACGTATTACGAGCTACTCACTACGCACTACTATCAACGCAATGCTATCTACCCACAACTATCGACCATCTGCCCACTACGAAATACGCACTACGAAATACGCACTACGAGCTACCATCTACCAACTCCCACCGGCACCACCACCTCCAAAGCTTCCTCCACCGAAGCCTCCAAAGCCGCCACCGCCGCCGCCAAAACCTCCTCCGAATCCTCCTGATCCGCTGGAAAAATTGCCGTAAGAACCTCTGTGACTTCTGCTAGCTGCATTCATCAGCATCAACGCTGCCCAGAAACCCATATCGTTTCGTCGCGCGTAGAGACTGGTCTTTCGGTACATCAAAAAGAACCAAATCCCGATCACGAACAAGAATGGAAGAATTACTCCCAATGGATTTCCTCGACTCTGCTTCTGATACGTTTGGTAATTGTATTCGCCCTTGGCCAAATCTGAAATCACTGCAATCGCTTTGGTCGTTCCACCGTAATAATCACCACTCTTGAAAGAGGGAATCATCTCTTGATCCACGATCAATTTAGTGGTCGCATCAGGTATCGCTCCTTCCAGACCATACCCGGTTGCAATGAAGGTTTTACGCCCTGCAGAATTGATAAGTACGACGATCCCGTTATCCAAATCTTCCTGACCTACTCCCCAATCTTCACCGATTCTTGTAGCGGTCATCGCTGCATCTCCTTCGCAAAGTCTCGCTATGGAAACAACCACAATTTGGTTACTCGTTTCATTGCTGAACCGCTGAAGCTGAGATTCCAATGCTTGCTCCTGCTGTGGGGTGAAAATATCTTCCTGATCTGCCACCAGCCCTCGAGGCTTTTCGGGGTAACAGTTGTCACCTTGCGCGAAGACGGCAAAGGCAGAAAAAAGAAGTAGTACGGTTAGGAGTTTTCTCATCAATTGTCTTTTCCAAAGGAAATTTCATTACTCAATTCATCGATATCATCACTCGCCACGGGAAAATGAGCCTTCAATTGCTCGCCGGCCATTCGTATTCCCTCGGAAAGCCCATCAGTGTAATTGCCTTGCTTGAAGGCCGTCACCAACTGTTCTTTGATCTCGTTCCAAAAAGTGTCAGGCACAACGGCATTTATTCCGCCGTCGCCTAAAATCGCCAATTTATGGTCTTCAAAGCTCACGTAAAACAATACCCCGTTGCGAAGCTCTGTCTTGTGCATTTCCAATTTTTCAAATAGAAATGCAGCCCGGTCCAATACCTCTTCGGGGCATTTTCTCTCGATGTGAAGCCTGATCTCACCGCTGGTCTTATTCTCAGCGGCAGTTATGGCATCGACGATCTTGGCCTTTTCAGCCTCAGTAAAAAAGTCTTGGGCCATCCTAAAATTCTAC
Proteins encoded in this region:
- a CDS encoding lysophospholipid acyltransferase family protein, with product METVIRWIRTVLICLITVISGTLSILFGWWRPAYYAISRFFWSPGLLSVSNIRVRKDFQWKVKDLPPCIFYANHRSHFDIPVMMYSIPRPLYFLAKKELKSVPFLGWGMAAIGMVFIDRKDRASALKSMEKAGNQIKKGKSIVTFPEGTRSSTKEMMVFKKGAFHLAKSQGIPLVPVAISGTERILPKHGKLKSGKVIFTVGSPILPKELEEMSIEEIREEAKSRLLGLLNPIERKAEASNP
- a CDS encoding pseudouridine synthase — translated: MNRYFAVYKPFGMLSQFSPEGDRQTLAALGDFDKDVYPVGRLDADSEGLLILTNDKRLNAALLDPTERHFRSYYVQVEGEVDHNAIEKLERGVEIKIKGKSHFTAPAEALRMVDPILPLREPPIRFRKNIPTSWLELRITEGKNRQVRRMTAAVGFPTLRLVRWAIEDLTLASFEAGEVKEFPKNEMVKLLKL
- a CDS encoding prohibitin family protein, encoding MTIQSGEAGVLYKQFGGGTVTDMTYPEGFHVLAPWNKMYIYNVRNQEEKENMTALSKNGLTIQMEMSIRFRPIEDEIGVIHKTLGLNYRDVIVLPEVRSSARKVIGRYDPEELYSSKRDFIQEEIFTDVKNRLKDKNIFLDAILIRGIELPPNIKTAIEKKLKQEQESQEYEFKIEKEQKEAERKRIEAQGIKDFQDIVSEGISDKLLRWKGIEATLELAKSQNSKVVVIGQGDDGLPLILGGDSK
- a CDS encoding peptidylprolyl isomerase, whose protein sequence is MEKVKEKDNVSVHYTGTLSDGEVFDSSVNREPLSFTVGAGQMIPGFDNAVVGMQIKEKKSVTIPASEAYGEVRPDMVQKISKDQLPPDLNPQVGQQLASQLPSGEQIIVTVAEIGEAEITIDANHPLAGKELTFEIELVEIN
- a CDS encoding rhomboid family intramembrane serine protease, which codes for MQERRKLIGAVLIPLLFVMVLWIIHFTAEETGFDLTTYGLYPRKATGLFGIVTIPFIHGSWSHLINNSIPLLVLGWALFHFYPTLSWKTIFWIWISSGIWLWISGRPSYHIGASGIVYGLASFLFLSGWLRREKRVASLSLLIAFLYGSMWWGVLPVDPSISWEGHLWGALAGFALAWVYRKEGPQRKDYRWEEEEDPDDLLTKIALGEIEPQKEVQKPKQIVYVYRRNDETGEDRSDDEKTS
- a CDS encoding TerB family tellurite resistance protein; translated protein: MKKYARWIGGGLGWAFGGPVGAILGFALGSMIDNSSGIVTQDGARSTGRRSSYGYTTANDFVVSLLVLTAAVMKADGKVLKSELDYVKNFLERQFGKGKAQDQILLLRDILNQPLDVRAVCLQIKQNMQHPLRLQLLHYIFGLAMADGSLDASEVKVIENIASYLGISQKDYQSIRAMFGHDTESAYKILEIDENADEAMVKKAYRKMAVKYHPDKVSHLGAEFQSAAKEKFQKVQEAYESIKKQRNFK
- a CDS encoding TPM domain-containing protein, with the protein product MRKLLTVLLLFSAFAVFAQGDNCYPEKPRGLVADQEDIFTPQQEQALESQLQRFSNETSNQIVVVSIARLCEGDAAMTATRIGEDWGVGQEDLDNGIVVLINSAGRKTFIATGYGLEGAIPDATTKLIVDQEMIPSFKSGDYYGGTTKAIAVISDLAKGEYNYQTYQKQSRGNPLGVILPFLFVIGIWFFLMYRKTSLYARRNDMGFWAALMLMNAASRSHRGSYGNFSSGSGGFGGGFGGGGGGFGGFGGGSFGGGGAGGSW
- a CDS encoding TPM domain-containing protein, coding for MAQDFFTEAEKAKIVDAITAAENKTSGEIRLHIERKCPEEVLDRAAFLFEKLEMHKTELRNGVLFYVSFEDHKLAILGDGGINAVVPDTFWNEIKEQLVTAFKQGNYTDGLSEGIRMAGEQLKAHFPVASDDIDELSNEISFGKDN